From a region of the Tiliqua scincoides isolate rTilSci1 chromosome 4, rTilSci1.hap2, whole genome shotgun sequence genome:
- the PACSIN1 gene encoding protein kinase C and casein kinase substrate in neurons protein 1 isoform X1 codes for MSGSYDESAASAEEITDSFWEVGNYKRTVKRIDDGYRLCNDLMNCVHERAKIEKAYSQQLIDWSKRWRQLIEKGPQYGSLEKAWMAIMTEADKVSELHQEVKNSLLNDDFEKVKNWQKDAFHKQIMGGFKEAKEAEDGFRKAQKPWAKKMKELEAAKKSYHLACKEEKLAMTREANSKAEQSITPDQQKKLQDKVEKCKQDVQKTQEKYEKVVDELSKCTPQYMESMEQVFEQCQQFEEKRLNFLKEVLLDIKRHLNLAENSSYSKVYRELEQTIRMADAQEDLRWFRNTSGPGMPMNWPQVEEWNPDATQTITRREKPKKNDGGNTSNASGGGESAAQAGDRGSVSSYERSQAYAAEWSDDEGSNTYNSNEANGGANPFEEETAGKGTRVRALYDYDGQEQDELSFKAGDELTKLGEEDEQGWCKGRLDNGQLGLYPANYVESV; via the exons GTGGGGAACTACAAACGGACAGTGAAACGAATTGATGATGGCTATCGGCTGTGCAATGACCTGATGAACTGTGTCCATGAGCGGGCTAAGATTGAGAAGGCCTATTCCCAGCAACTGATAGACTGGTCCAAGCGGTGGAGACAGCTTATAGAGAAAG GCCCACAGTACGGCAGTTTGGAGAAAGCATGGATGGCCATTATGACAGAGGCGGACAAGGTGAGCGAGCTGCATCAGGAAGTGAAGAATAGCTTGTTGAATGATGACTTCGAAAAGGTGAAGAACTGGCAGAAGGATGCCTTCCACAAACAGATCATGGGAGGCTTCAAGGAGGCCAAGGAAGCAGAGGATGGTTTTCGGAAAGCACAGAAACCCTGGGCCAAGAAGATGAAGGAG CTGGAAGCAGCCAAGAAATCATACCACCTGGCATGTAAAGAGGAGAAACTAGCTATGACCCGGGAAGCCAACAGCAAGGCTGAGCAGTCCATCACCCCAGACCAGCAGAAGAAGCTACAAGACAAGGTGGAAAAGTGCAAGCAGGATGTGCAAAAG ACCCAGGAAAAGTATGAGAAGGTCGTGGATGAACTGAGTAAGTGCACCCCACAGTACATGGAAAGTATGGAGCAGGTCTTTGAGCAATGCCAGCAGTTTGAAGAAAAGAGGCTCAACTTCCTGAAGGAGGTGCTGTTGGATATCAAGAGGCACCTGAATCTGGCAGAGAACAGCAG CTACTCTAAAGTCTACCGTGAGCTGGAGCAGACCATCCGCATGGCCGATGCACAAGAGGACCTCCGGTGGTTCCGCAACACTAGTGGCCCAGGGATGCCTATGAATTGGCCTCAGGTAGAG GAGTGGAACCCAGATGCAACACAGACGAtaacaaggagagagaagcctaAGAAGAATGATGGTGGCAACACATCCAatgccagtgggggtggggagtcagCAGCACAAGCTGGGGACCGTGGCAG CGTGAGCAGCTACGAGCGTAGCCAAGCCTACGCTGCAGAGTGGTCAGACGATGAGGGCAGCAACACCTACAATTCCAACGAAGCCAATGGTGGTGCCAACCCCTTTGAggaagagacagctggaaaaggcaCACGTGTACGAGCTCTGTATGATTACGACGGGCAGGAGCAGGATGAGCTGAGTTTCAAAGCAG GTGATGAATTAACCAAATTAGGTGAAGAGGATGAACAGGGGTGGTGCAAAGGACGTCTGGACAACGGACAACTCGGTCTTTATCCAGCTAACTATGTGGAGTCTGTCTAG
- the PACSIN1 gene encoding protein kinase C and casein kinase substrate in neurons protein 1 isoform X2 has translation MSGSYDESAASAEEITDSFWEVGNYKRTVKRIDDGYRLCNDLMNCVHERAKIEKAYSQQLIDWSKRWRQLIEKGPQYGSLEKAWMAIMTEADKVSELHQEVKNSLLNDDFEKVKNWQKDAFHKQIMGGFKEAKEAEDGFRKAQKPWAKKMKELEAAKKSYHLACKEEKLAMTREANSKAEQSITPDQQKKLQDKVEKCKQDVQKTQEKYEKVVDELSKCTPQYMESMEQVFEQCQQFEEKRLNFLKEVLLDIKRHLNLAENSSYSKVYRELEQTIRMADAQEDLRWFRNTSGPGMPMNWPQVEEWNPDATQTITRREKPKKNDGGNTSNASGVLMVPCSIPSVSSYERSQAYAAEWSDDEGSNTYNSNEANGGANPFEEETAGKGTRVRALYDYDGQEQDELSFKAGDELTKLGEEDEQGWCKGRLDNGQLGLYPANYVESV, from the exons GTGGGGAACTACAAACGGACAGTGAAACGAATTGATGATGGCTATCGGCTGTGCAATGACCTGATGAACTGTGTCCATGAGCGGGCTAAGATTGAGAAGGCCTATTCCCAGCAACTGATAGACTGGTCCAAGCGGTGGAGACAGCTTATAGAGAAAG GCCCACAGTACGGCAGTTTGGAGAAAGCATGGATGGCCATTATGACAGAGGCGGACAAGGTGAGCGAGCTGCATCAGGAAGTGAAGAATAGCTTGTTGAATGATGACTTCGAAAAGGTGAAGAACTGGCAGAAGGATGCCTTCCACAAACAGATCATGGGAGGCTTCAAGGAGGCCAAGGAAGCAGAGGATGGTTTTCGGAAAGCACAGAAACCCTGGGCCAAGAAGATGAAGGAG CTGGAAGCAGCCAAGAAATCATACCACCTGGCATGTAAAGAGGAGAAACTAGCTATGACCCGGGAAGCCAACAGCAAGGCTGAGCAGTCCATCACCCCAGACCAGCAGAAGAAGCTACAAGACAAGGTGGAAAAGTGCAAGCAGGATGTGCAAAAG ACCCAGGAAAAGTATGAGAAGGTCGTGGATGAACTGAGTAAGTGCACCCCACAGTACATGGAAAGTATGGAGCAGGTCTTTGAGCAATGCCAGCAGTTTGAAGAAAAGAGGCTCAACTTCCTGAAGGAGGTGCTGTTGGATATCAAGAGGCACCTGAATCTGGCAGAGAACAGCAG CTACTCTAAAGTCTACCGTGAGCTGGAGCAGACCATCCGCATGGCCGATGCACAAGAGGACCTCCGGTGGTTCCGCAACACTAGTGGCCCAGGGATGCCTATGAATTGGCCTCAGGTAGAG GAGTGGAACCCAGATGCAACACAGACGAtaacaaggagagagaagcctaAGAAGAATGATGGTGGCAACACATCCAatgccagtgggg TTCTAATGGTGCCATGTTCCATTCCCAGCGTGAGCAGCTACGAGCGTAGCCAAGCCTACGCTGCAGAGTGGTCAGACGATGAGGGCAGCAACACCTACAATTCCAACGAAGCCAATGGTGGTGCCAACCCCTTTGAggaagagacagctggaaaaggcaCACGTGTACGAGCTCTGTATGATTACGACGGGCAGGAGCAGGATGAGCTGAGTTTCAAAGCAG GTGATGAATTAACCAAATTAGGTGAAGAGGATGAACAGGGGTGGTGCAAAGGACGTCTGGACAACGGACAACTCGGTCTTTATCCAGCTAACTATGTGGAGTCTGTCTAG
- the SPDEF gene encoding SAM pointed domain-containing Ets transcription factor isoform X1, translated as MPDLEASLCRVMGSAGQGLIALPHNRVTLQDTVLFSGLEKLSVPQDPDSQSWRSVDSPSPPATPEQSLPTFCLQYFDMLYPDDSNWVPKGLGENQQTNNPGGRTEVPKEPEQCPIIDSQGLSLTPEMDYQASLHLEEHSLEQVQSMVVGEVLKDIETACKLLNIAADPADWSPGNVQKWILWTEHQYRLPQIGKSFQELSGKDLCAMSEEHFRQRSPACGDVLHAHLDIWKSAAWMKEKTAPGEFHYCGNEENWTDSEVDSSCSGQPIHLWQFLKELLLKPHNYGRFIRWLNKEKGIFKIEDSAQVARLWGIRKNRPAMNYDKLSRSIRQYYKKGIIRKPDISQRLVYQFVHPV; from the exons ATGCCAGATCTGGAGGCAAGCCTGTGCAGAGTGATGGGCAGTGCTGGCCAAGGCCTGATCGCTCTACCGCACAACCGGGTCACCCTTCAGGACACTGTGCTGTTTTCTGGGCTGGAGAAGCTGTCTGTCCCTCAAGACCCTGATAGCCAGAGTTGGAGGTCCGTTGACAGCCCTAGCCCCCCTGCCACACCTGAGCAAAGTCTACCTACCTTCTGCCTGCAGTACTTTGATATGCTCTACCCCGATGATAGCAACTGGGTCCCGAAAGGTCTGGGTGAGAACCAGCAAACCAACAACCCAGGGGGCAGGACAGAAGTGCCTAAGGAACCGGAGCAGTGCCCTATCATCGATAGTCAAGGTTTGAGCCTCACGCCTGAAATGGACTACCAAGCCAGTCTTCATCTGGAGGAGCACTCactggagcaggtgcagagcatgGTGGTGGGTGAGGTACTCAAGGACATTGAAACCGCTTGCAAGCTTCTCAATATTGCAGCAG ATCCAGCAGACTGGAGTCCAGGAAATGTCCAGAAGTGGATCTTATGGACTGAACACCAGTACCGGCTGCCCCAAATTGGGAAATCATTCCAGGAATTGTCTGGAAAGGACCTGTGTGCCATGTCCGAGGAGCACTTTCGTCAGCGTTCTCCCGCATGTGGTGATGTCCTGCATGCTCACCTGGACATTTGGAAGTCAG CTGCCTGGATGAAGGAGAAAACTGCCCCTGGAGAGTTCCATTACTGTGGTAA CGAAGAGAACTGGACAGACAGTGAGGTGGATTCATCCTGCTCAGGTCAGCCCATTCACCTGTGGCAGTTTTTGAAAGAGCTTCTGTTGAAGCCCCATAACTATGGACGCTTCATTCGTTGGCTTAATAAGGAAAAAG GTATATTCAAGATTGAAGATTCTGCCCAGGTGGCTCGTCTGTGGGGAATCCGGAAAAACCGTCCTGCCATGAACTACGATAAGCTGAGCCGCTCCATCCGGCAATATTATAAGAAAGGGATCATCAGGAAACCAGACATCTCCCAGAGGCTGGTCTACCAGTTTGTACACCCTGTCTGA
- the SPDEF gene encoding SAM pointed domain-containing Ets transcription factor isoform X2 — translation MGSAGQGLIALPHNRVTLQDTVLFSGLEKLSVPQDPDSQSWRSVDSPSPPATPEQSLPTFCLQYFDMLYPDDSNWVPKGLGENQQTNNPGGRTEVPKEPEQCPIIDSQGLSLTPEMDYQASLHLEEHSLEQVQSMVVGEVLKDIETACKLLNIAADPADWSPGNVQKWILWTEHQYRLPQIGKSFQELSGKDLCAMSEEHFRQRSPACGDVLHAHLDIWKSAAWMKEKTAPGEFHYCGSEENWTDSEVDSSCSGQPIHLWQFLKELLLKPHNYGRFIRWLNKEKGIFKIEDSAQVARLWGIRKNRPAMNYDKLSRSIRQYYKKGIIRKPDISQRLVYQFVHPV, via the exons ATGGGCAGTGCTGGCCAAGGCCTGATCGCTCTACCGCACAACCGGGTCACCCTTCAGGACACTGTGCTGTTTTCTGGGCTGGAGAAGCTGTCTGTCCCTCAAGACCCTGATAGCCAGAGTTGGAGGTCCGTTGACAGCCCTAGCCCCCCTGCCACACCTGAGCAAAGTCTACCTACCTTCTGCCTGCAGTACTTTGATATGCTCTACCCCGATGATAGCAACTGGGTCCCGAAAGGTCTGGGTGAGAACCAGCAAACCAACAACCCAGGGGGCAGGACAGAAGTGCCTAAGGAACCGGAGCAGTGCCCTATCATCGATAGTCAAGGTTTGAGCCTCACGCCTGAAATGGACTACCAAGCCAGTCTTCATCTGGAGGAGCACTCactggagcaggtgcagagcatgGTGGTGGGTGAGGTACTCAAGGACATTGAAACCGCTTGCAAGCTTCTCAATATTGCAGCAG ATCCAGCAGACTGGAGTCCAGGAAATGTCCAGAAGTGGATCTTATGGACTGAACACCAGTACCGGCTGCCCCAAATTGGGAAATCATTCCAGGAATTGTCTGGAAAGGACCTGTGTGCCATGTCCGAGGAGCACTTTCGTCAGCGTTCTCCCGCATGTGGTGATGTCCTGCATGCTCACCTGGACATTTGGAAGTCAG CTGCCTGGATGAAGGAGAAAACTGCCCCTGGAGAGTTCCATTACTGTG GGAGCGAAGAGAACTGGACAGACAGTGAGGTGGATTCATCCTGCTCAGGTCAGCCCATTCACCTGTGGCAGTTTTTGAAAGAGCTTCTGTTGAAGCCCCATAACTATGGACGCTTCATTCGTTGGCTTAATAAGGAAAAAG GTATATTCAAGATTGAAGATTCTGCCCAGGTGGCTCGTCTGTGGGGAATCCGGAAAAACCGTCCTGCCATGAACTACGATAAGCTGAGCCGCTCCATCCGGCAATATTATAAGAAAGGGATCATCAGGAAACCAGACATCTCCCAGAGGCTGGTCTACCAGTTTGTACACCCTGTCTGA